The Azospirillum brasilense genome has a window encoding:
- a CDS encoding efflux RND transporter permease subunit, with protein MSSRFNLSRWAVEHPGLVLFLMVMLGVGGVVSYLGLGRSEDPSFTIKVAVVTAVWPGATAAEMQDQVADPIEKKLQELPHFAKVITYSKPSFTAIQVWFKNETPPAELPQLFYQMRKKIADVRGELPATLQGLAIDDEYGDVDSMLYTLTGKGADYAQLKHAAESARQRLLRVPGVVKVNVYGTQDERIHVDFSQAKLATLGIAPHALFDSLARQNAVHPAGSVETTAQRVPLRVTGALDGADAVAETPVEAAGRVFRLGDVATVTRGFEDPPRFLVRQRGEPALAIGVVMARRGNILALGGELEAAMREVLADMPVGIEIEQVADQAKVTRNAVGEFTRSFIEALAIVLVVSCLSLGLRAGMVVALSVPLVLCIVFLTMYAIDLDLHRITLGALIIALGLLVDDSIIAIEMMVVRIEQGCDRVTAATAAWASTALPMLTGTLVTAAGFLPVGFARSSTGEYASGIFWVVTIALLASWLVAVVFTPYLGVKLLSGRPSRRHGGEGGYDSRAYVLLRRLVTWCVARRGTVVLTTLVLFALSILAFTRVHQQFFPISERPELFVQIRMPEGTSIAVTLDAARRAGALIADDEDVATATTYIGRGAPRFWLGLNPQLPNDAFAEMVIVAGNLEARERLKRKLEAAVASGAVPDARLRIDRFNYGPPVGFPVQFRVIGPDPHAVRDLAYRVRDIMRRNAGIVEPHLDWDEQAPALRLVLDQDRLRALGLDPTDVSATLQTLVSGRRVTTVRDGYEKVEVVARAVEAERLDLGRIGELPVRTRNGAAVPLAQVATIEYRHEEAIQWRRNRETTITVRGDVVDGLQAPDMTEQVWAALADVRASLPPGQRIEMGGTIEEATEANQSIFAVFPIMVAAMLTILMVQLHSFPRVVLVWGTAPLGIIGAALSLNLSGKPFGFVALLGLIALAGMIMRNAVILVDQIEAYVAYEGCSRRHAVVEATVRRARPLVLTALAAILAMIPLSRSLFWGPMAVTIMGGLFVATLLTLLFLPALYALWFHRSLDLSVGRHETRAVQRTG; from the coding sequence ATGAGCAGCCGGTTCAATCTGTCGCGCTGGGCGGTCGAGCATCCCGGTCTGGTGCTGTTCCTGATGGTCATGCTGGGGGTCGGCGGGGTGGTGTCCTATCTGGGGCTGGGACGTTCCGAAGACCCGTCCTTCACCATCAAAGTCGCTGTGGTGACCGCCGTGTGGCCCGGGGCGACCGCCGCCGAGATGCAGGATCAGGTGGCCGACCCCATCGAGAAGAAGTTGCAGGAGCTGCCCCACTTCGCCAAGGTCATCACCTATTCAAAGCCGTCGTTCACGGCCATTCAGGTGTGGTTCAAGAACGAGACCCCGCCCGCGGAGCTGCCGCAGCTCTTTTACCAGATGCGCAAGAAGATCGCCGACGTGCGCGGCGAATTGCCGGCGACACTGCAAGGCCTCGCCATCGACGACGAGTATGGCGACGTCGACTCCATGCTCTACACGCTGACCGGAAAGGGAGCCGATTACGCCCAGCTCAAGCATGCGGCGGAAAGCGCGCGGCAAAGGCTGTTGCGGGTACCGGGCGTGGTCAAGGTCAACGTCTACGGCACCCAGGACGAGCGCATCCACGTCGACTTCAGCCAAGCCAAGCTCGCCACGCTGGGCATCGCCCCCCATGCACTGTTCGACAGCTTGGCACGGCAGAACGCGGTTCATCCCGCTGGCAGCGTCGAGACGACGGCGCAGCGGGTGCCCCTGCGCGTCACCGGCGCGCTCGACGGCGCCGATGCCGTGGCGGAAACGCCGGTCGAGGCCGCTGGCCGGGTTTTCCGGCTTGGGGATGTCGCCACCGTCACCCGCGGCTTTGAGGATCCGCCCCGCTTCCTGGTGCGCCAGCGCGGCGAGCCTGCCCTCGCCATCGGCGTGGTCATGGCCAGGAGGGGCAACATCCTAGCGCTCGGCGGCGAGTTGGAGGCGGCAATGCGCGAGGTGCTCGCCGACATGCCGGTGGGGATCGAAATCGAGCAAGTGGCGGATCAAGCCAAGGTCACCCGCAACGCCGTCGGCGAGTTCACCCGCTCCTTCATCGAGGCCCTGGCGATCGTGCTGGTGGTGAGCTGCCTCTCTCTCGGGCTGCGAGCCGGAATGGTGGTGGCGCTGTCGGTGCCACTGGTGTTGTGCATCGTGTTCCTGACGATGTACGCCATCGACCTGGATCTGCACCGTATCACTCTTGGTGCCCTCATCATCGCATTGGGGCTGCTGGTCGATGATTCCATCATCGCCATCGAGATGATGGTGGTGCGAATCGAACAAGGATGCGATCGAGTGACGGCGGCGACGGCGGCCTGGGCGTCGACCGCCTTGCCCATGCTCACCGGCACGCTGGTCACCGCCGCCGGCTTTCTACCGGTGGGTTTCGCCCGCTCCTCGACCGGCGAATATGCCAGCGGCATCTTCTGGGTGGTCACCATCGCGCTCCTCGCCTCCTGGCTGGTCGCTGTCGTCTTCACACCCTATCTCGGTGTCAAGCTGTTGTCCGGGCGGCCGTCGCGGCGTCATGGCGGCGAAGGCGGCTACGATTCCAGGGCCTATGTGCTCCTGCGCCGGCTTGTGACTTGGTGCGTGGCCCGACGGGGGACCGTGGTCCTGACGACGCTGGTTCTCTTCGCGTTGTCCATCCTCGCCTTCACCAGGGTGCATCAGCAGTTCTTCCCCATCTCCGAACGGCCGGAACTGTTCGTGCAGATCCGCATGCCCGAGGGAACCTCCATTGCCGTCACTCTGGATGCCGCCCGGCGCGCCGGGGCGTTGATCGCCGACGACGAGGACGTCGCCACGGCGACCACCTACATCGGCCGCGGCGCACCCCGCTTCTGGCTGGGGCTCAACCCTCAACTGCCCAACGACGCCTTTGCCGAGATGGTAATCGTCGCCGGAAATCTTGAAGCCCGGGAAAGGCTGAAGCGCAAGCTCGAGGCCGCGGTGGCCAGCGGCGCCGTGCCCGACGCCCGCTTACGGATCGATCGCTTCAACTATGGCCCGCCGGTGGGCTTTCCGGTGCAGTTCCGCGTCATCGGTCCCGACCCGCACGCCGTGCGCGACCTTGCCTACCGGGTGCGCGACATCATGCGTCGCAACGCCGGCATCGTCGAACCACATCTTGACTGGGACGAACAGGCACCGGCGCTGCGGCTGGTCCTCGACCAAGATCGGCTCCGTGCGCTGGGCCTCGACCCGACCGACGTGTCGGCGACGCTGCAGACCCTGGTGTCGGGACGGCGAGTAACCACAGTCCGCGACGGTTACGAGAAGGTCGAAGTGGTGGCGCGCGCCGTCGAGGCGGAGCGGCTCGACCTCGGCCGCATCGGCGAACTGCCCGTCCGGACGCGCAATGGTGCAGCCGTGCCATTGGCCCAGGTGGCGACCATCGAATACCGCCATGAGGAAGCCATCCAGTGGCGGCGCAATCGGGAAACCACGATCACCGTCCGTGGCGACGTCGTCGACGGCCTGCAGGCCCCCGACATGACCGAGCAGGTGTGGGCGGCGTTGGCCGATGTCCGGGCATCGCTGCCGCCCGGCCAGCGTATCGAGATGGGTGGTACAATCGAGGAGGCGACCGAGGCCAACCAGTCCATCTTCGCGGTCTTTCCCATCATGGTGGCGGCCATGCTGACCATTTTGATGGTTCAGCTACACAGCTTTCCGCGTGTGGTCCTGGTCTGGGGGACGGCGCCGTTGGGGATCATCGGTGCGGCACTGTCACTCAATCTGTCGGGCAAACCTTTCGGTTTCGTGGCGCTGCTGGGATTGATCGCCCTTGCCGGCATGATTATGCGCAATGCCGTGATTCTCGTCGACCAGATTGAAGCGTATGTCGCTTATGAGGGATGCAGTCGTCGCCACGCTGTCGTGGAGGCCACCGTTCGCCGAGCCCGACCACTGGTTCTCACGGCCCTTGCGGCCATTCTGGCGATGATCCCGCTTTCGCGGTCATTGTTCTGGGGACCGATGGCGGTTACCATCATGGGCGGGCTGTTCGTGGCGACATTGCTGACGCTGCTGTTTCTGCCGGCACTTTATGCATTGTGGTTCCACCGTTCACTCGATCTTTCCGTGGGCCGCCATGAAACAAGGGCTGTTCAGAGAACCGGTTGA
- a CDS encoding efflux RND transporter periplasmic adaptor subunit translates to MPPPLCSAWQFRQLIAVGMVVGALGLAGCSDGEASKAASAQARPVMVARVHYAPLVEPRGFVATVRARVESPLAFQIGGKVVRRLVEVGQHVETAAMLAILDDKDLRLQQEQAEAEVRAARVAFDQAAVEQRRGRQLRGAGWVPQAVLDKLTAATEEARSRLTRGERALELTHNALGHAVLTADATGVVTATLVEPGEVVTAGRPVIQLAHDGDREAVIAVPESLIGQLAEGQASMVLWPKPGKSYALRLRELSPAADPVTRTYAARYTVLDVDSDVVLGMSATVTIAGSPSVPLARLPLGALFDRGAGSAVWTVAADGGLTLSPVDVARYDGTSVYVRGGVEEGDSVVALGVHKLDAGQKVRVINRPGV, encoded by the coding sequence ATGCCCCCACCGCTGTGCAGCGCCTGGCAGTTTCGCCAACTGATCGCGGTCGGCATGGTCGTCGGAGCGCTGGGCCTGGCCGGCTGCAGCGACGGCGAGGCGAGCAAGGCCGCGTCGGCGCAAGCTCGACCGGTCATGGTGGCACGGGTGCATTACGCGCCGCTGGTCGAGCCCCGCGGGTTCGTCGCGACAGTCAGGGCACGGGTGGAAAGTCCCCTCGCCTTCCAGATCGGCGGCAAGGTGGTCCGCCGCCTCGTGGAGGTCGGCCAGCATGTGGAAACCGCGGCCATGCTGGCGATCCTCGACGACAAGGACCTGCGGCTCCAGCAGGAGCAGGCCGAAGCCGAGGTGCGGGCGGCGCGGGTCGCCTTCGATCAAGCCGCGGTCGAGCAGCGCCGGGGCCGGCAACTGCGCGGGGCGGGCTGGGTCCCTCAGGCCGTCCTCGACAAGCTCACCGCCGCCACCGAGGAGGCGCGCAGCCGGCTCACCCGCGGCGAGCGTGCCTTGGAACTGACGCACAACGCTCTCGGCCATGCGGTGCTGACGGCCGATGCCACCGGCGTGGTCACCGCCACTCTGGTCGAGCCGGGCGAGGTTGTGACGGCCGGGCGGCCGGTCATCCAGCTCGCCCACGATGGCGACCGCGAGGCGGTGATCGCCGTGCCCGAATCCCTGATCGGGCAACTGGCCGAGGGCCAAGCCTCCATGGTCCTGTGGCCCAAACCGGGCAAGTCCTATGCGTTGCGGCTGCGGGAGCTGAGCCCCGCAGCCGACCCGGTCACCCGCACCTATGCGGCGCGCTACACCGTCCTTGACGTCGACAGCGATGTGGTTCTCGGCATGAGCGCCACGGTGACCATAGCCGGCAGTCCATCCGTGCCGCTGGCGCGGCTGCCCCTCGGCGCGCTGTTCGACCGGGGCGCCGGCTCGGCGGTGTGGACGGTGGCGGCCGACGGTGGCCTGACTCTCAGCCCCGTCGACGTGGCGCGCTACGACGGCACCAGCGTCTATGTTCGAGGCGGGGTCGAGGAGGGGGACAGCGTGGTCGCGCTGGGCGTGCACAAGCTCGATGCGGGACAGAAGGTGCGCGTCATCAACCGGCCCGGTGTCTGA
- a CDS encoding 4'-phosphopantetheinyl transferase family protein has translation MRGEWRTIPFREVPRIDRQDRLACVFLLEHDAPAVLRAHSNAVANRLLRRCVDEDEISLHKDTRGKPLVSGSGVHVSLSHSGRCLAVAVSTVDLGMDIESLRYPDKWPALYRWITAPGEQAEAATGADFLRVWTAKEALVKALGTGLDYGLHRLPVPTLDSPAYRRVRMEDRTYWLRPLPMWKDMVACLALERPCTVHTLVVADLLRP, from the coding sequence ATGAGGGGGGAGTGGCGGACCATCCCGTTCCGGGAGGTTCCCAGGATAGACCGGCAGGATCGTCTCGCCTGCGTCTTCCTGCTCGAACACGATGCACCCGCGGTCCTGCGGGCACACAGCAACGCGGTCGCCAACCGCCTGCTGCGGCGGTGCGTCGACGAGGACGAGATCAGTCTTCACAAGGACACCCGAGGCAAACCTCTGGTGTCCGGTTCGGGGGTCCATGTCAGCCTCAGCCACAGCGGCCGTTGCCTGGCCGTTGCCGTCAGCACCGTCGACCTCGGCATGGACATCGAGTCCCTGCGGTATCCCGACAAGTGGCCGGCGCTCTACCGCTGGATCACCGCCCCTGGCGAGCAGGCGGAAGCGGCTACCGGCGCCGATTTCCTCCGTGTGTGGACGGCCAAGGAGGCGCTGGTGAAGGCGCTGGGCACCGGGCTCGACTATGGGCTGCACCGGCTGCCGGTTCCCACCCTCGACTCCCCCGCTTATCGCCGGGTGCGGATGGAGGACCGGACTTACTGGCTTCGCCCCCTGCCGATGTGGAAGGACATGGTGGCGTGCCTGGCGCTTGAACGGCCGTGCACCGTGCACACCCTCGTCGTCGCCGATCTTCTGAGGCCTTGA
- a CDS encoding DEAD/DEAH box helicase, whose product MIALPSLRRFFEAGSFERGQRYEREGRVVTLNAVARGKGIVSLTASVRGSERRPYEQDIDVTIKGDAVQRVDGECNCPVGCNCKHVAAAVIAWAQRHDMAAGGARQLPSHPPADPAPSPPPGWAPGLSAPMQALLSRLDEAAARDGGDRYPETVRKRLLYVLGLEEGTDGGRWLTLRVLSVSLRKDGGFANDAKTYDGYHLDSKPTVKFVMPSDRAILSVAMRTGSYSPSGGFALNAEWGTWLVERMLHTGRLYWSDFRTGRPLGAGPVRPGSPRWDHDAAGRQRFAISLDAPSAIALPTVPLLYLDPDSGECGPIDTAVAPHVASTLLGAPPLPPQEVAAFRAAAERLGDRLPVLPDPPTRKEERRVAPRPLLRLRLAQMPYGYGYGYGSGARGWAMADGIPVAELAFDYAGTRVASNGPAAPLQWLEGSVLVSASRRPKDEAKAVRRLREAGLVANVMPLSVGGPPVQKALFVASGDALEERSVWLELCHTVLPDLRAEGWGVEIDPDFPVQVLDAPTDWVFEIGDGTGIDWFGLSLGVEVGGERIDLLPVLRSVIEALGRFDPDAFATDDPFFDDPDWDGDGGEAALPRGLDTVLDMVAPDGVLFVPVDGTRFLPLELDRLRPLIGVLMELFGLQPDGAGLRIGRAHLGDLAALEEAAGAAGIPLLGADAVRRMAQALRVSGGVPAMEVPEGLRAALRPYQKAGLDWLQFLAAHGFGGVLADDMGLGKTVQALAHLLAEKEAGRLDRPCLLVAPTSVLGNWRAEVRRFAPGLRTLVLHGPQRKAAHGALGDFDLVVTSYALLPRDRRALEAQPWHLAIFDEAQYLKNPAAQATKAALALEARQRLCLTGTPVENNLDELWSLCSIAVPPLLGDRNGFRRQFRTPIEKHGDADRQRVLARRVRPFLLRRTKEEVASELPAKTEILEAVEPHAAQRDLYETIRLAMDKRVREEVARKGLARSHITLLDALLKLRQVCCDPRLVKLESARRRVAKGAASAKLERLLEMLPALLEDGRRILLFSQFTSMLDLIEPELERLAIPFVALTGETRDRETPVRRFQAGEVPLFLISLKAGGTGLNLTAADTVIHYDPWWNPAVEAQATDRAHRIGQDKPVFVYKLVTTGTVEERLVQLQERKRQLGEAVFDEAGGAERLLTAEDVDFLLAPIDA is encoded by the coding sequence GTGATCGCCTTGCCATCCCTGCGCCGTTTCTTCGAAGCCGGCTCGTTCGAGCGGGGACAGCGCTACGAGCGGGAAGGTCGTGTCGTCACGCTCAACGCGGTTGCCCGCGGGAAGGGCATCGTGTCCCTCACCGCCAGCGTCCGGGGCTCGGAGCGCCGACCCTACGAGCAGGACATCGACGTGACGATCAAGGGCGATGCCGTCCAGCGGGTGGATGGCGAATGCAACTGTCCGGTCGGTTGCAATTGCAAGCACGTCGCCGCCGCCGTGATCGCCTGGGCGCAACGGCATGACATGGCGGCCGGCGGCGCCCGGCAGCTTCCCTCGCACCCTCCGGCCGATCCCGCACCGTCCCCGCCGCCGGGGTGGGCGCCCGGACTGTCGGCCCCGATGCAAGCGCTGCTATCCCGGCTGGACGAGGCGGCGGCGCGCGATGGCGGAGACCGCTACCCCGAGACGGTGCGCAAGCGTCTGCTTTACGTGCTGGGGCTGGAGGAGGGCACGGATGGCGGGCGTTGGCTGACGCTGCGCGTCCTGTCGGTCTCGCTGCGCAAGGACGGCGGCTTCGCCAACGACGCCAAGACCTACGACGGCTACCATTTGGACAGCAAGCCAACGGTGAAGTTCGTCATGCCGTCGGACCGCGCCATTTTGTCCGTCGCGATGCGAACCGGGTCCTATTCTCCCTCCGGTGGTTTTGCGCTGAACGCGGAGTGGGGGACGTGGCTGGTGGAGCGGATGCTGCACACCGGGCGCCTCTACTGGAGCGACTTCCGGACCGGCAGACCCCTGGGCGCCGGACCGGTGCGGCCGGGTTCCCCGCGCTGGGATCATGACGCCGCCGGTCGCCAGCGCTTCGCCATCAGCCTGGATGCGCCTTCGGCCATCGCGCTGCCGACCGTGCCGCTCCTCTACCTCGATCCGGACAGCGGAGAGTGCGGCCCCATCGACACCGCGGTGGCTCCGCACGTCGCCTCCACCTTGCTGGGTGCGCCACCACTGCCGCCGCAGGAGGTTGCCGCCTTTCGTGCGGCGGCGGAGCGCCTTGGCGACCGGCTGCCGGTCCTGCCGGACCCGCCGACCCGCAAGGAAGAGCGGCGCGTGGCGCCCCGGCCGCTGCTGCGCCTGCGGCTCGCCCAGATGCCGTACGGCTATGGTTATGGCTACGGGAGTGGCGCCCGTGGTTGGGCGATGGCGGACGGCATCCCCGTTGCCGAGCTGGCCTTTGATTACGCCGGCACGCGCGTCGCTTCGAACGGGCCGGCGGCGCCGCTGCAATGGCTGGAGGGCAGCGTTCTGGTCAGTGCCAGCCGCCGGCCGAAGGACGAGGCGAAGGCCGTCCGGCGTCTGCGCGAGGCCGGGCTGGTCGCCAACGTGATGCCGCTCAGTGTCGGCGGTCCGCCGGTGCAGAAGGCGCTGTTCGTGGCGTCCGGCGACGCGTTGGAGGAACGATCCGTGTGGCTGGAATTGTGTCACACGGTGCTGCCCGACCTGCGTGCCGAGGGATGGGGTGTGGAGATCGACCCGGATTTTCCGGTCCAGGTCCTGGACGCGCCCACGGATTGGGTCTTCGAGATCGGCGACGGGACGGGGATCGACTGGTTCGGCCTGTCGCTGGGGGTCGAAGTCGGGGGTGAGCGCATCGACCTGCTGCCCGTGCTGCGGTCCGTCATCGAGGCGCTGGGCCGCTTCGATCCCGACGCATTCGCGACCGACGACCCGTTCTTCGACGATCCCGATTGGGATGGCGACGGCGGGGAGGCGGCCCTGCCGCGGGGGCTCGACACGGTGCTGGACATGGTGGCGCCGGACGGGGTGCTGTTCGTCCCGGTGGACGGCACCCGCTTCCTGCCGCTGGAACTGGACCGTCTGCGTCCGCTGATCGGCGTTCTGATGGAATTGTTCGGGCTGCAGCCGGACGGTGCGGGCTTGCGGATCGGACGGGCGCATCTGGGGGACCTCGCCGCGCTGGAGGAGGCCGCCGGCGCCGCCGGCATCCCGTTGCTGGGTGCCGACGCGGTCCGTCGCATGGCACAAGCCCTGCGTGTGTCCGGCGGTGTGCCCGCCATGGAGGTGCCGGAGGGTCTGCGGGCGGCCTTGCGGCCCTACCAGAAGGCCGGGCTGGACTGGCTGCAGTTCCTGGCCGCGCATGGTTTCGGCGGAGTCCTGGCCGACGACATGGGGCTGGGCAAGACGGTGCAGGCGCTGGCCCATCTGCTGGCCGAGAAGGAGGCCGGGCGGCTCGACCGGCCCTGCCTGCTGGTGGCGCCGACCAGCGTGCTTGGCAACTGGCGGGCCGAGGTGCGGCGCTTCGCGCCGGGGCTGCGCACGCTGGTGCTGCACGGGCCGCAGCGCAAGGCGGCGCATGGCGCGCTCGGCGACTTCGATCTGGTGGTGACCTCCTACGCGCTGTTGCCGCGCGACCGCAGGGCGCTGGAGGCGCAGCCTTGGCATCTGGCGATCTTCGACGAGGCGCAGTACCTGAAGAACCCTGCCGCGCAGGCGACCAAGGCGGCCCTGGCGCTGGAGGCGCGGCAGCGGCTGTGCCTGACCGGCACGCCGGTGGAGAACAATCTGGATGAGCTTTGGTCGCTGTGCTCCATCGCCGTCCCACCGCTGCTGGGCGACCGCAACGGCTTCCGCCGCCAGTTCCGCACGCCCATCGAGAAGCACGGCGACGCCGACCGGCAGCGCGTGCTGGCCCGACGGGTCCGCCCCTTCCTGCTGCGCCGGACCAAGGAGGAGGTGGCGTCCGAGCTGCCGGCCAAGACGGAGATCCTGGAGGCGGTGGAGCCTCACGCGGCGCAGCGCGACCTGTACGAGACGATCCGCCTCGCCATGGACAAGCGGGTGCGGGAGGAGGTGGCCCGCAAGGGGTTGGCGCGCAGCCACATCACTCTCCTCGACGCTTTGCTCAAACTGCGGCAAGTGTGCTGCGACCCGCGGCTGGTGAAGCTGGAGAGCGCGCGCAGGCGGGTGGCGAAGGGGGCGGCCTCGGCAAAGCTGGAGCGGCTGCTGGAGATGCTGCCGGCGTTGCTGGAGGACGGGCGGCGCATCCTGCTGTTCTCGCAATTCACCTCCATGCTCGACCTGATCGAGCCGGAGCTGGAACGGCTGGCGATCCCCTTCGTCGCGCTGACCGGCGAGACGCGCGACCGCGAAACCCCGGTGCGGCGCTTCCAGGCCGGCGAGGTGCCGCTGTTCCTGATCAGCCTGAAAGCCGGCGGGACGGGGCTGAACCTGACGGCGGCGGACACGGTGATCCACTACGACCCCTGGTGGAACCCGGCGGTGGAGGCCCAAGCGACCGACCGCGCCCACCGCATCGGCCAGGACAAGCCGGTCTTTGTCTACAAGCTGGTGACCACGGGTACGGTGGAGGAGCGGCTGGTCCAGCTGCAGGAACGCAAACGCCAGCTGGGCGAGGCCGTCTTCGACGAGGCGGGCGGCGCGGAACGTCTGCTCACCGCCGAGGATGTGGACTTCCTGCTGGCGCCCATCGACGCCTGA
- the gcvA gene encoding transcriptional regulator GcvA, with the protein MGLQRRLLPSMSALSAFEAAARTGSFTAAAQELALTQGAVSRQIKALEDQLGVPLFVRRDQRVTLTPAGESYAAEVREALHRVGAATLRVMTAPQGGVLKLAVLPTFGTRWLVPRLPAFQAAHPQVIIHFMTKMEPFDFRSEDLDAAIHFGAADWPGAVCERLMEEEVLPLCAPSFLAAHPIGAAADLVALPLLHTTSRPEAWRDWFAAQGIERHEGAGMFFEQFSTTAQAAITGLGVALLPTLLVQAEMRDGSLVPALDRPYRNPDRAYHLVHPPSRAHHPPLMAFREWLLGACASASAGRGR; encoded by the coding sequence ATGGGTCTGCAACGCCGTCTTCTCCCGTCCATGAGCGCTCTCTCCGCCTTCGAGGCGGCGGCGCGCACCGGCAGCTTCACCGCCGCGGCGCAGGAGCTGGCGCTGACCCAGGGCGCCGTCAGCCGGCAGATCAAGGCGCTGGAGGACCAGCTTGGCGTCCCGCTGTTCGTGCGCCGCGACCAGCGCGTGACCCTGACCCCGGCCGGCGAATCCTACGCGGCGGAGGTGCGGGAGGCGCTGCACCGCGTGGGGGCGGCGACGCTGCGGGTCATGACCGCGCCGCAGGGGGGCGTGCTGAAGCTGGCCGTCCTGCCGACCTTCGGCACGCGCTGGCTGGTGCCGCGCCTGCCCGCCTTCCAGGCGGCGCACCCGCAGGTCATCATCCATTTCATGACGAAGATGGAGCCCTTCGACTTCCGGTCGGAGGATCTGGACGCCGCCATCCATTTCGGCGCCGCCGACTGGCCCGGCGCCGTCTGCGAGCGGCTGATGGAGGAGGAGGTCCTGCCGCTCTGCGCCCCGTCCTTCCTGGCCGCCCACCCCATCGGCGCGGCGGCGGACCTCGTGGCGCTGCCCCTGCTGCACACCACCAGCCGCCCGGAGGCGTGGCGGGACTGGTTCGCCGCCCAGGGCATCGAGCGGCACGAGGGCGCCGGCATGTTCTTCGAGCAGTTCTCCACCACTGCCCAGGCGGCGATCACCGGGCTGGGGGTGGCGCTGCTGCCGACCCTGCTGGTGCAGGCGGAGATGCGGGACGGGTCGTTGGTGCCTGCATTGGACCGGCCCTACCGGAATCCGGACCGCGCCTATCACCTCGTCCACCCGCCGTCCCGCGCGCATCACCCGCCGCTGATGGCGTTCCGCGAATGGCTGCTGGGGGCGTGCGCGTCGGCTTCCGCCGGTCGCGGCCGCTGA
- a CDS encoding thiamine pyrophosphate-binding protein, producing MQTNGKTGGQLIVEALEAQGVERVFCVPGESYLAVLDALHDSAIRTINARHESGAAMMAEAEGKLTGRPGICFVTRGPGATNAAPGVHVAQQDSTPMILFIGQIERGMRGRDAFQEVDYTLMFGGMAKWVAEIDSADRVPEMVSRAFHTALAGRPGPVVLVLPEDMLVETADVVAARPAQPVDSAPTPAQVAEVGRLLAGAKRPLVIAGGSRWTEDAVASLHVFAETFALPVAVTFRRQMLFDHTHPNYAGDIGLGINPKLVALVKDADVILLLGGRFSEVPSQSYGLLGIPETGKTLIHVHPGAEELGRVYNPDLAVNATPGGFLDAVAGLEAPVSPAWAGRAETAHAAYTAWSEPPASIPGDVQMGAVMSWLRDTLPDDAILTNGAGNYATWIHRFWHFRRFATQAAPVCGSMGYGLPAAVAAKLLHPERDVVCFAGDGCFQMTGLEFGTAVQEGANLIVLVIDNGMYGTIRMHQERDYPGRVSGTALTNPDFAALARAYGGHGETVERTEEFAPAFERARAAGRPAILHVKLDPEALTPNRSLSDIRAAGRQR from the coding sequence ATGCAGACCAATGGCAAGACCGGAGGCCAGTTGATCGTCGAGGCGCTGGAGGCGCAGGGCGTCGAGCGCGTGTTCTGCGTGCCGGGCGAAAGCTACCTCGCCGTGCTGGACGCGCTGCACGATTCCGCGATCCGCACGATCAACGCCCGCCACGAGAGCGGTGCGGCCATGATGGCGGAGGCCGAGGGCAAGCTGACCGGCCGGCCGGGCATCTGCTTCGTCACCCGCGGCCCCGGCGCCACCAACGCCGCGCCGGGTGTGCATGTGGCGCAGCAGGACTCCACCCCGATGATCCTGTTCATCGGCCAGATCGAGCGCGGCATGCGCGGGCGCGACGCCTTCCAGGAGGTCGACTACACGCTCATGTTCGGCGGCATGGCCAAGTGGGTGGCCGAGATCGACAGCGCCGACCGCGTGCCGGAGATGGTCAGCCGCGCCTTCCACACGGCACTCGCCGGCCGCCCCGGCCCGGTCGTGCTGGTGCTTCCGGAGGACATGCTGGTGGAAACGGCGGACGTCGTCGCCGCCCGCCCGGCCCAGCCGGTGGACAGCGCCCCCACCCCCGCCCAGGTCGCCGAGGTCGGGCGTCTGCTCGCCGGGGCGAAGCGCCCGCTGGTGATCGCCGGGGGGTCGCGCTGGACCGAGGACGCGGTGGCCTCGCTGCACGTCTTCGCCGAGACCTTCGCGCTGCCGGTGGCGGTCACCTTCCGCCGCCAGATGCTGTTCGACCACACGCACCCGAACTACGCGGGCGACATCGGGCTGGGCATCAACCCGAAGCTGGTCGCCCTGGTGAAGGACGCCGACGTGATCCTGCTGCTCGGCGGCCGCTTCTCCGAGGTGCCGTCGCAGAGCTACGGGCTGCTCGGCATCCCGGAGACCGGCAAGACGCTGATCCACGTCCATCCGGGGGCGGAGGAGTTGGGCCGCGTCTACAACCCCGACCTCGCCGTCAACGCCACGCCGGGGGGCTTCCTCGACGCCGTGGCCGGGCTGGAGGCGCCGGTCTCCCCCGCCTGGGCCGGTCGGGCCGAGACCGCGCACGCCGCCTACACCGCATGGAGCGAGCCCCCGGCCTCCATCCCCGGCGACGTCCAGATGGGCGCCGTCATGTCCTGGCTGCGCGACACCCTGCCCGACGACGCCATCCTGACCAACGGCGCCGGCAACTACGCCACCTGGATCCACCGCTTCTGGCACTTCCGCCGCTTCGCCACGCAGGCGGCGCCGGTCTGCGGCTCGATGGGCTACGGCCTGCCCGCCGCCGTCGCGGCCAAGCTGCTCCACCCGGAGCGGGACGTGGTCTGCTTCGCCGGCGACGGCTGCTTCCAGATGACCGGGCTGGAGTTCGGCACCGCCGTGCAGGAGGGCGCCAACCTCATCGTGCTGGTCATCGACAACGGCATGTACGGCACCATCCGCATGCACCAGGAGCGCGATTATCCGGGCCGCGTGTCCGGCACCGCCCTGACCAACCCGGACTTCGCGGCCCTCGCCCGCGCCTATGGCGGCCATGGCGAGACGGTGGAGCGGACGGAGGAGTTTGCCCCGGCCTTCGAGCGCGCCCGCGCCGCCGGCCGGCCGGCCATCCTGCACGTCAAGCTCGACCCCGAGGCCCTGACGCCGAACCGCAGCCTGTCCGACATCCGCGCCGCCGGGCGCCAGCGCTAA